A window of Bacillus spongiae contains these coding sequences:
- a CDS encoding GNAT family N-acetyltransferase, with protein MKLLLLKELPKQKIIDFFHLHWGSPKMVISSGIYDCSTLDGFTMIDEEEKIIGLITYIMKNNECEIISLDSIEEDKGIGTSLVQEVERVAYQNKCKRIKLITTNDNLLALKFYQKRGFELSKIHKNAVQHARRIKPEIPLIGHDGIPLRDEIEMKKVLS; from the coding sequence ATGAAACTACTATTATTAAAAGAACTACCTAAGCAAAAGATAATTGATTTCTTTCATTTGCATTGGGGAAGTCCGAAGATGGTTATTTCAAGTGGTATTTATGATTGTTCTACTTTAGATGGCTTTACAATGATAGATGAGGAAGAGAAGATAATCGGACTAATCACCTACATAATGAAAAATAACGAATGTGAAATTATTTCATTAGATAGCATTGAAGAAGACAAAGGCATCGGCACTTCTCTTGTTCAAGAAGTAGAGCGAGTTGCTTATCAAAACAAATGTAAGCGTATAAAACTTATCACGACAAACGACAATTTGTTAGCTTTAAAATTTTATCAAAAAAGAGGGTTTGAATTATCAAAAATCCATAAAAATGCGGTTCAGCATGCAAGAAGAATAAAACCCGAAATACCTTTAATCGGTCATGATGGTATTCCGTTAAGAGATGAGATTGAAATGAAAAAGGTATTAAGCTAA
- a CDS encoding HIT family protein, giving the protein MKDCVFCHPSLMSNQNVILSNEYCMFLQLEQFQLKGAQLEGAGVIVPKEHRETAFDLSAEEWHATYTLLKQVKSFLDEKYQPEGYNLGWNCGEVGGQHIFHSHFHVIPRYKDEPLAGKGIRHMFKSSENKRKDK; this is encoded by the coding sequence GTGAAGGATTGTGTATTTTGTCATCCAAGTTTAATGTCCAATCAAAACGTTATTTTAAGCAATGAATATTGCATGTTCTTACAATTAGAACAATTTCAATTAAAAGGTGCTCAGCTTGAAGGGGCAGGTGTCATTGTACCGAAAGAACATAGGGAGACAGCCTTTGATTTATCAGCTGAAGAGTGGCATGCAACCTATACACTTCTCAAACAAGTAAAAAGTTTTCTAGATGAAAAATATCAACCAGAGGGATATAATCTTGGATGGAATTGTGGTGAAGTAGGGGGGCAGCATATTTTCCATTCTCATTTTCATGTGATTCCTAGATATAAAGATGAACCACTGGCTGGCAAGGGAATTCGACATATGTTCAAAAGTTCGGAGAATAAAAGGAAAGATAAGTAA
- a CDS encoding RNA ligase family protein: protein MKVKYPRTFHLLWSEGATDDDKVLKDMSCFTGKEVVVTEKLDGENTSIYCDCTHARSKDSQDHPSRHWVKMLQSTIGYQIPENWRVCGENVYAKHSIYYEKLESYFYMFSIWSEDNVCLSWPDTEKWATELNLNIAPVLYKGIYDERLIKNLYSGSSSLGGEQEGYVVRLADSFPYSEFKNSVAKFVRENHVKTSEHWMKQELIINKLNEEELKKK from the coding sequence ATGAAGGTTAAGTATCCTAGAACGTTCCATTTACTATGGTCAGAGGGTGCAACAGATGATGATAAAGTCTTAAAAGATATGAGCTGCTTTACGGGTAAAGAAGTAGTTGTGACAGAAAAATTAGATGGAGAGAATACATCTATTTATTGTGACTGTACTCATGCAAGGTCCAAGGATAGCCAGGACCATCCGTCTAGGCATTGGGTTAAAATGCTGCAATCCACTATTGGATATCAGATACCTGAAAATTGGAGGGTATGCGGGGAGAACGTCTATGCGAAGCACTCTATTTATTATGAAAAATTAGAAAGCTATTTTTATATGTTTTCTATATGGAGTGAGGATAATGTATGTTTATCCTGGCCTGATACGGAGAAATGGGCAACAGAGTTGAACCTTAACATAGCCCCTGTTTTATATAAAGGTATTTATGATGAAAGATTGATTAAAAACTTATATAGCGGAAGTTCTTCTTTAGGCGGAGAGCAAGAGGGGTACGTAGTAAGGCTGGCTGACTCCTTTCCATATAGTGAGTTTAAAAATTCGGTTGCAAAATTTGTACGTGAAAATCATGTCAAAACAAGCGAACACTGGATGAAACAAGAATTAATTATAAATAAATTAAATGAAGAGGAATTAAAGAAAAAATGA
- a CDS encoding AAA family ATPase — MVKLIYLIGLPGSGKSTFVEKIAKKEKAEVVSSDSVRQEKYFDRTKQKNPGYIFRMVYTKVEEILSEGRSAIIDATNIEREKREKFINKFDGIEKECYYLDVPYEKTIERNNNRKRTVPERIMKRMRLKLDFPYINEGWDNMHFVHESSDYGISKEEFISLIKEGSTYDKLFNRLKSISIFNDIYRFNQENPYHSMPLCEHTYSVLEYVNEEYGEDDKLALQLAALFHDIGKPFCKVYKQHKGYYSYYGHEKVSAQIACHFLNELGFEKDFVLKTIGLIEMHMKIAYGGESGASEIYHLLGDENLWKLYFFNEADRYAK; from the coding sequence ATGGTCAAATTAATCTATTTAATTGGTCTTCCTGGTAGCGGAAAGAGTACGTTCGTTGAAAAAATAGCCAAAAAAGAAAAGGCAGAAGTCGTCTCTTCAGATTCAGTAAGACAAGAAAAGTACTTTGATAGGACGAAGCAAAAGAATCCTGGATATATTTTTAGAATGGTATATACAAAAGTAGAGGAAATCTTATCTGAAGGTCGAAGTGCCATTATTGATGCTACCAATATAGAAAGAGAGAAGCGAGAAAAATTTATCAATAAGTTTGATGGAATAGAAAAAGAATGCTACTACTTGGATGTGCCTTACGAAAAAACAATTGAAAGAAATAATAATAGGAAAAGAACTGTCCCTGAAAGAATAATGAAAAGAATGAGATTAAAATTGGATTTCCCTTATATTAATGAGGGATGGGATAATATGCATTTTGTTCATGAATCTAGTGATTATGGGATTTCAAAAGAAGAATTTATTTCATTGATAAAAGAGGGTTCAACCTATGATAAACTTTTTAATCGATTGAAAAGCATTTCTATTTTTAATGATATCTATCGTTTTAATCAAGAAAATCCGTATCATTCGATGCCATTATGTGAACATACCTATAGTGTGCTTGAATATGTAAATGAAGAGTATGGAGAAGATGATAAATTAGCTCTTCAACTTGCAGCATTATTTCACGATATAGGAAAGCCATTTTGTAAGGTATATAAACAACATAAGGGTTATTATTCTTATTATGGGCACGAGAAAGTCTCAGCTCAAATAGCTTGTCATTTTCTGAATGAACTAGGGTTTGAAAAAGACTTTGTTTTGAAAACGATAGGGTTAATTGAGATGCATATGAAAATTGCCTATGGTGGCGAATCGGGTGCTAGCGAAATTTATCACCTTTTAGGTGATGAAAACTTATGGAAGTTGTATTTTTTTAACGAGGCAGATAGATATGCAAAGTGA
- a CDS encoding group-specific protein, which produces MKFYVASSFQNKEQVRYVCKKLKDRGFIHTYDWTINERVSTLEELTFIGEKEKNAVMEAEIVIVLLPAGKGSHIEFGIALGQDKKIYLFSPNDEVNNVETTSTFYHLPQVEKCTGTIDELIEVVCSKSNLSVN; this is translated from the coding sequence ATGAAGTTCTATGTAGCATCGAGCTTTCAGAATAAAGAGCAAGTTAGATATGTTTGTAAAAAATTAAAAGATAGAGGGTTTATCCATACATATGATTGGACGATAAATGAAAGAGTTTCAACATTAGAAGAATTAACATTCATCGGGGAGAAGGAGAAAAATGCTGTCATGGAAGCTGAAATTGTGATTGTATTGCTTCCAGCAGGAAAGGGTAGTCATATTGAATTTGGAATTGCACTTGGACAAGATAAGAAAATATATCTCTTTTCCCCAAACGATGAAGTAAACAATGTAGAAACTACAAGTACATTTTATCATTTACCCCAAGTTGAAAAATGTACTGGGACAATTGACGAGTTAATAGAGGTCGTATGTTCGAAGTCAAATTTAAGTGTAAACTAA
- a CDS encoding SAM-dependent methyltransferase produces MSIAEQRKKLDLDRIIFIGRTFKEYLDMFSLSVEELSGKKVLDCPSGACSFTATGNQLGIDITGCDIAYYHSGEELHNKGLQDIEHAMEHMEKVKSNYRWNYFKNVENLKNHRLSALKDCTNDMKQSSEQYVPVTLPSLPFGDGEFDIVLSAHFLFTYADRLDYQFHITTLDELLRVTKKEVRIFPLVDLEGKRYEHLDKIIHYLTNNGCTVEEVKVSYEFQQNAHSMLKIRLS; encoded by the coding sequence ATGAGTATAGCTGAGCAACGTAAAAAGCTAGATTTAGATCGAATTATTTTTATTGGGAGAACGTTTAAAGAGTATTTGGATATGTTTTCTCTTTCGGTTGAAGAATTGAGTGGAAAAAAAGTATTGGATTGTCCATCAGGAGCTTGTTCTTTTACTGCTACAGGGAATCAATTAGGTATAGATATAACAGGCTGTGATATTGCGTATTATCATTCGGGTGAAGAACTTCATAACAAAGGCCTTCAGGATATTGAACACGCTATGGAACATATGGAAAAAGTAAAAAGTAATTATAGATGGAATTATTTTAAAAATGTAGAAAATCTTAAGAATCACCGATTGAGTGCTTTAAAAGATTGTACGAATGATATGAAGCAGTCAAGTGAACAATACGTTCCGGTGACGCTGCCTTCTTTGCCGTTTGGGGATGGGGAATTTGATATTGTTCTTTCTGCTCATTTTCTATTTACATATGCTGACCGATTAGATTATCAATTTCACATAACAACGCTAGATGAATTATTGAGGGTGACAAAAAAAGAAGTTCGTATTTTTCCGTTAGTTGATTTAGAAGGAAAACGATATGAGCATTTAGATAAAATAATCCATTATTTGACGAATAACGGTTGTACAGTCGAAGAGGTTAAAGTCTCATATGAATTTCAGCAAAATGCTCATTCGATGCTAAAAATAAGGCTCAGTTAA
- a CDS encoding serine/threonine protein kinase, producing the protein MNQIGNKTEKNNPVRISLNDVTFQLQEKHDFEWLHSLGHVFSVFDEQDSGNICFGLERDGKKRFVKFAGSRPLDFSGNPQDAVTRLKKAIPLYSTLKHPHLIELVDHFSVKSGYVAVFEWFEGECLHSHWSFPPPAKYNHPKSPFFRYRHLPIEKRLKSLDTIFSFHAFVESKGYVAVDFYDGSILYDFSNDCTKICDIDFYRKAPSVNDIGKNFWGAKRSKAPEEFTLGAPIDAKTNVFTMGAIAFSVLGGETDHSFSKWDAGTTLYEIALRAVSEDRDMRYDSIKEFKLAWDGALA; encoded by the coding sequence ATGAATCAGATAGGTAATAAAACAGAAAAAAATAATCCAGTAAGAATTTCTTTAAACGATGTTACGTTTCAGCTTCAAGAAAAACATGACTTTGAATGGTTACATTCCCTCGGTCATGTATTTAGTGTATTTGATGAACAAGATTCAGGTAATATTTGCTTTGGACTTGAGAGGGATGGCAAAAAAAGATTTGTTAAATTTGCAGGTTCAAGGCCATTAGACTTTTCGGGGAATCCACAAGATGCCGTAACCCGGTTAAAGAAAGCCATTCCATTATATAGTACATTAAAACATCCACATTTAATCGAGTTGGTTGATCACTTTTCTGTGAAGAGTGGGTATGTAGCTGTATTTGAATGGTTCGAAGGGGAGTGCTTACATTCACATTGGTCATTTCCACCTCCAGCAAAATACAATCATCCTAAATCACCATTCTTTCGGTATAGACATTTGCCTATTGAGAAGCGGTTGAAGTCTTTAGATACGATCTTTTCGTTTCATGCTTTCGTCGAATCAAAAGGGTATGTAGCTGTAGATTTTTATGATGGAAGTATCTTATATGATTTTTCGAACGATTGTACAAAAATATGTGATATCGACTTCTACCGGAAAGCTCCATCGGTAAATGATATAGGGAAGAATTTTTGGGGGGCAAAACGCTCAAAAGCACCAGAAGAATTTACCTTAGGTGCACCTATAGATGCAAAAACGAATGTATTCACAATGGGCGCTATTGCATTTAGTGTATTAGGTGGAGAAACGGACCATTCATTCTCAAAATGGGATGCCGGAACAACCCTTTACGAAATAGCTTTACGTGCAGTTAGTGAAGATAGGGATATGAGATACGATAGTATTAAAGAGTTTAAATTAGCGTGGGATGGTGCCTTAGCTTAA
- a CDS encoding ornithine cyclodeaminase: protein MSIFKSIKEFITSSNSNVDETVSRMGENKPNSSDFISEVRLTRFNHYLGGELNFTSQDSWDEFFKYEKQNPTLIGFEKRSRRQFRNLYHSDNIIVAEAAGTIEITSTKEVLQIPLKDTKLEKMRATTANEKAIILHKQESVAMIDHETKQFHIFEFEWQPFNFAMGNDFWLVGTRETYDGPGELYCFDYSGKLNWAMSFKEQIVNVFGEFLFTPYLLEVSIDSTDIFVSSMDRLYRLDVHGNLKTRISIGELQEREMQNKYNQLQQSLSSPRTEEEAISAYATELANQFMMGFKRMTFASPFAGFAHDPATDMVFILEEKGRVSAWNKDGDLVWINTFKNSSRYIRWLDDKLIVSFNTGETFWLNKKGKFIYGANLPKKASTISLIPNQEKYIVICEDNRLYELEKGTGNLITGSEGHPGMELFTFSGRNVFFDGGISTKGYYWLAPDNHVWKQFESKNILESKMDVTTEVPVEISETKRFRQMWEVTSEEDWFGSREIDIQSKRIYVVEKGPRKSGNELRNLSDKELMKDTMSHYLTCYDFEGDVIWRNHVFSSMSSLYLSPDGKFIFTSAPSESDITYLPGYILIYSEEGRMVNKIKVEHHGYHLNFTSHYNAVVNFSVDRGSERKKGILNLIDNKRWGLTIDEENGQTVSSAPFGAGLNNVATNSYYITRKGKKKYVIKSVEVEKEFTFSEAINEAHQISSGQLILRVGNRAIKIFDQNLRENVELKEKENVLSITSASSTIAVLTKTELKGYDLNGNLKWKYSSIPKASENSVTWISKKQVYLWSLSNSHIKMVASINEKGDVINSQAFDSKEYYRSIIVNENDNSFIAQTNGIIQAYCI, encoded by the coding sequence TTGAGTATTTTTAAATCAATTAAGGAATTTATTACCTCGAGTAATAGTAACGTGGATGAAACAGTATCAAGGATGGGAGAAAACAAACCGAATAGCAGTGATTTTATAAGTGAAGTGCGATTGACTAGGTTCAACCACTATTTGGGAGGTGAACTCAACTTTACTTCACAAGATTCTTGGGATGAGTTTTTTAAATATGAGAAGCAAAATCCAACATTAATAGGGTTTGAAAAGCGCTCTCGCAGGCAATTCCGAAACTTATATCATTCCGATAATATAATAGTAGCAGAAGCAGCCGGCACGATTGAAATCACTTCAACTAAAGAAGTCCTGCAAATACCACTGAAAGATACAAAATTAGAAAAGATGAGAGCTACTACTGCAAATGAAAAGGCAATCATTCTACATAAACAAGAAAGCGTTGCTATGATTGACCATGAAACAAAACAGTTTCATATTTTTGAGTTTGAGTGGCAACCATTTAACTTTGCAATGGGCAATGATTTTTGGCTAGTGGGAACACGTGAAACTTACGATGGACCAGGAGAGTTGTATTGTTTTGATTACAGCGGAAAACTTAACTGGGCAATGTCATTTAAAGAGCAGATAGTGAATGTGTTTGGAGAGTTCTTATTTACCCCTTACTTACTTGAGGTATCAATTGATTCTACTGATATTTTTGTGTCTAGTATGGATAGATTGTATCGATTAGATGTTCACGGGAACCTTAAAACTAGAATTTCTATTGGAGAATTACAAGAGCGGGAAATGCAAAATAAATATAATCAGCTTCAGCAGTCGTTATCCTCACCTCGGACAGAAGAGGAAGCGATAAGTGCCTATGCTACAGAGCTTGCCAATCAATTTATGATGGGTTTCAAACGTATGACATTTGCATCTCCATTTGCAGGATTTGCCCATGATCCTGCTACAGATATGGTATTTATTCTAGAAGAAAAAGGTAGAGTAAGTGCTTGGAATAAAGACGGGGATTTAGTTTGGATTAATACCTTCAAAAATTCAAGTAGGTACATTAGGTGGTTAGATGATAAATTAATTGTTTCGTTTAATACAGGAGAAACTTTTTGGCTGAATAAAAAAGGAAAATTTATTTATGGAGCTAATCTTCCTAAAAAAGCTTCTACTATATCTTTAATACCTAATCAAGAAAAGTACATCGTTATATGTGAAGACAACCGTTTGTACGAATTAGAGAAGGGTACAGGGAACCTTATTACTGGTTCCGAGGGACATCCAGGAATGGAGTTGTTTACCTTCTCTGGTAGGAACGTATTTTTTGACGGTGGAATAAGTACAAAAGGATATTATTGGCTAGCCCCTGACAACCATGTATGGAAGCAGTTTGAGTCGAAAAATATTCTAGAGAGCAAAATGGATGTCACAACGGAAGTACCTGTAGAGATTTCCGAGACTAAAAGGTTCCGTCAAATGTGGGAAGTAACAAGTGAAGAGGACTGGTTTGGAAGTAGAGAAATTGACATTCAAAGTAAAAGGATATATGTGGTTGAAAAGGGACCAAGAAAATCTGGTAATGAATTAAGAAATTTAAGTGACAAGGAACTAATGAAAGATACTATGAGTCACTATTTAACTTGCTATGACTTTGAGGGAGATGTCATATGGAGAAATCATGTTTTTTCTTCAATGAGTTCATTGTACTTATCCCCTGATGGAAAGTTTATTTTCACAAGCGCTCCTTCCGAAAGTGACATTACGTATCTTCCAGGATATATTTTGATTTACTCTGAGGAAGGAAGAATGGTGAATAAAATTAAGGTCGAGCATCATGGCTATCATCTTAATTTTACATCTCATTATAATGCAGTGGTGAATTTTTCTGTAGACAGGGGTTCGGAACGAAAGAAAGGTATTTTAAATTTAATTGATAATAAGAGGTGGGGGTTAACAATAGACGAAGAAAATGGACAAACTGTTAGTTCTGCCCCGTTTGGAGCGGGTTTAAACAATGTAGCCACGAACAGCTATTATATTACACGGAAAGGGAAAAAGAAATACGTAATTAAAAGTGTTGAGGTTGAAAAAGAATTTACATTTTCTGAAGCAATTAACGAAGCTCATCAAATTAGTAGTGGACAACTGATTTTGAGAGTTGGAAATAGAGCAATTAAAATTTTTGATCAAAATTTAAGAGAGAATGTAGAGTTAAAAGAAAAAGAGAACGTCTTATCTATTACATCTGCTAGTTCTACCATTGCTGTATTAACAAAGACTGAGTTGAAGGGATACGATCTTAATGGAAATCTAAAGTGGAAGTATTCTTCTATTCCTAAAGCATCTGAAAACAGTGTTACATGGATTTCAAAAAAACAGGTGTACTTATGGTCCCTTTCAAATAGTCACATCAAAATGGTAGCATCCATTAATGAAAAAGGTGACGTGATAAATAGTCAAGCTTTTGATTCTAAAGAGTACTATAGGTCTATTATTGTAAATGAAAATGATAATAGCTTTATAGCGCAAACAAATGGAATAATTCAAGCTTATTGTATATAG
- a CDS encoding GH25 family lysozyme, which yields MFLISALLLMILLWYQGIIIPNASTAKNYPVKGVDVSAYQGDIEWAQFQEQGLQFAFMKATEGSSFVDKFFEENWKNAESTSLRIGAYHFFSYDSEGKTQAQNFINTVPIHEEALPPVVDVEFYGDKEKNPPKRDQVEKELQTMVKMLEEHYGKRVILYTTKKAYDLYIKNSFEQCDIWIRDVITTPSLPDNRDWTFWQYTDREQLKGYKGEEKFIDVNVFHGSEEEFKEYGL from the coding sequence ATGTTTTTAATAAGTGCGTTACTCTTGATGATTTTATTATGGTATCAAGGGATTATCATTCCCAATGCTTCAACTGCAAAAAACTATCCTGTGAAAGGTGTTGATGTTTCAGCCTATCAAGGGGATATAGAATGGGCACAATTTCAGGAGCAAGGCTTACAGTTTGCTTTTATGAAAGCCACTGAAGGAAGCTCGTTTGTTGATAAATTTTTCGAGGAAAATTGGAAAAATGCAGAAAGTACATCTTTACGTATTGGGGCCTATCATTTTTTCAGCTATGACAGTGAGGGAAAAACGCAAGCACAGAACTTTATCAACACAGTGCCAATTCATGAAGAGGCCTTACCGCCAGTGGTGGATGTTGAGTTTTATGGTGATAAAGAAAAAAATCCTCCAAAGCGCGACCAAGTAGAGAAAGAACTTCAAACAATGGTAAAAATGCTAGAAGAGCATTATGGAAAACGAGTCATTCTTTACACGACAAAAAAAGCATATGATTTGTACATAAAAAATAGTTTTGAACAATGTGATATTTGGATAAGAGATGTTATCACGACACCTTCATTGCCAGATAATAGAGATTGGACATTTTGGCAGTACACCGATCGAGAACAATTAAAAGGTTATAAAGGGGAAGAAAAGTTCATTGATGTCAATGTTTTTCATGGTAGTGAAGAAGAGTTTAAAGAATACGGATTATAA
- a CDS encoding acyltransferase family protein — MRKDIKLSNMKGMLVFLVVFGHFIELNKENYYQIFVFIYTFHMPLFVFISGFLAKRMKVKKVINLIILYIIFQTACNFYFFLTGDSQLFKFNYDKPIFHLWYLVSMVFWYILAGIVGRLKLNNSGKILLLMFIIIISFFSRWYTDAIVDFMREFYPNFSSYTFSYQRTITFSPFFFAGLFMSREMLKQLYTTISTNKAKALLVVTAATVFLINEIIPNMEWLYKGSYGTYRFLAEDQSYLLKMILHFALSAWICLLILNVINEKKSIFTKWGDNSLGIFLMHPIFIFPLRHSDFMDKWNVDTQLLVIFIMSIIVTSILGSDFFSQKSRFITSPMITLEKLIRMLKDLYNTKVTIDRKRLSKIKP, encoded by the coding sequence TTGAGAAAGGATATAAAGCTCAGTAACATGAAAGGAATGTTGGTGTTTTTAGTTGTCTTTGGACATTTTATAGAATTGAATAAAGAAAACTACTATCAAATTTTCGTGTTCATTTATACATTTCATATGCCACTTTTTGTGTTTATTAGCGGATTTCTAGCAAAGAGGATGAAAGTGAAAAAGGTAATCAACCTCATTATTTTGTATATAATCTTTCAGACTGCATGCAATTTTTATTTTTTCTTGACAGGTGATTCCCAACTATTCAAATTTAACTACGATAAACCAATATTTCATTTGTGGTATCTTGTTAGTATGGTATTTTGGTACATATTAGCGGGAATAGTCGGAAGATTAAAATTAAACAATAGTGGAAAAATTTTGTTATTAATGTTTATAATTATAATAAGCTTTTTCTCACGTTGGTATACAGACGCAATAGTAGATTTTATGAGGGAATTTTATCCGAATTTTTCATCGTACACATTTAGTTATCAGCGTACCATTACATTTTCACCATTTTTCTTTGCGGGATTGTTTATGTCGAGAGAAATGTTGAAGCAACTATACACTACCATATCTACTAATAAAGCAAAGGCTTTATTAGTAGTAACGGCAGCTACAGTATTTCTAATTAATGAAATCATCCCTAACATGGAATGGTTATATAAAGGTAGTTATGGAACGTATCGGTTCTTAGCAGAGGATCAGAGTTATTTATTAAAAATGATATTACATTTTGCTTTGTCCGCATGGATATGTCTTCTTATACTAAATGTTATCAATGAAAAGAAGAGTATTTTCACTAAATGGGGTGATAACTCACTTGGCATTTTTCTCATGCATCCTATATTTATCTTTCCATTGAGACATAGTGATTTTATGGATAAATGGAATGTAGATACTCAATTATTGGTTATTTTTATCATGTCAATCATTGTTACGTCCATTTTAGGGTCCGATTTCTTTTCACAAAAAAGCCGGTTTATCACTTCACCTATGATCACCTTAGAGAAATTGATTCGTATGTTAAAAGATCTTTATAACACGAAAGTAACGATAGATAGAAAGCGATTGAGTAAAATCAAACCGTGA